One Scyliorhinus canicula chromosome 14, sScyCan1.1, whole genome shotgun sequence genomic region harbors:
- the rab20 gene encoding ras-related protein Rab-20, with translation MYCRGAAAVILTYDVTNRQSLRELEERFLTLTDTAQPDCLFAVVGNKSDLTDDWAEIGDTETEAASPASPDPKVSKQVFKEDAISLYKQLLKSKMLNEKDFPVAEAMCFETSAKTGYNVDLLFETIFDLVVAGIVKKPGKPSETVDLKHSRNSKPNKSSCCT, from the coding sequence ATGTACTGTCGTGGGGCCGCTGCTGTCATCCTGACCTATGATGTGACGAACCGGCAGAGTCTCCGGGAGCTGGAAGAGAGGTTTCTGACGCTGACTGACACTGCGCAGCCTGACTGTCTGTTCGCTGTGGTGGGGAATAAATCGGATTTAACTGACGACTGGGCGGAGATTGGTGACACCGAGACAGAGGCAgcaagtccagcttctcctgaCCCCAAAGTGAGTAAACAGGTCTTCAAAGAGGATGCAATCAGTCTCTATAAGCAGCTGCTTAAATCCAAGATGCTGAATGAAAAGGATTTCCCAGTGGCAGAGGCAATGTGTTTTGAAACCAGTGCTAAGACTGGCTACAATGTTGACCTGCTCTTTGAAACCATTTTTGACCTGGTTGTGGCTGGCATTGTGAAGAAGCCGGGCAAACCCTCCGAGACCGTGGATCTGAAACACAGCAGGAATTCTAAACCCAATAAATCATCATGCTGCACTTGA